The segment GGATGAAGTATTGGATGGAATGTGTCTAGTTGAAGGAGCCTTGAACCTTTGGGAAGAGTCCCTCACACAAGTAGACTAGGAGGTTGGAAGCCTTGTGGAATTTGGTCAGATCTCTTGACTAATGTTGTTGACTATCCTAAAACACCCTAATTGTCATAGTCCTAATGTCGGTCCTAATGCGAGACATAATTCCAATCATGTTTGTTGCAATGGAGGGTCATATGGAGAGTTATGAAGTGTGAGTCATAAAGGGTCTCCAAAGGTCCTTTGTAGGGTGTTCAAGTCTAGAGGAGAAGTTGGAGGTATTGATGTGTTCGTCAGCCTAGATCATCAATAGAAGCATCCCTAAAGGATGAGGGTATGTCATTGAAGTTGGTCCTCAAGAGACCTTTTTGTTGTGTTGTTACTGTCCAAACTTTTAAGTGTACAATACCCTATGATGTTTGTCCAAAGTCTAGAGAATGTtcaaaccctaagggtcaaatagTGTCTCAAGGGTGTCTAATTGATAAAGTATAGAACTACTACCCTAGTAGATTGAAACCATTGAGCTACCCCTACCTCTGCATCACACATGTATCTAGATAGCTTTTGTCTGAGGCAAATTTTTCCTTTAGATAGTTTTTCTTCCTTTACCAAAAGATTGGTAAAAGTTTCTTTGAAATGCTCTTTAAACATATTGCGTTATCTTTAATTTGATAGTATATAGTCATTTCATTTGTATCTTTATATGTCGCATTTccggttgatgttgatgttgatgttgatgttgatgggcGCGTACTCCAAGAAAACAAACTAACTACATTTCCATCTCAATCTCGCTTTTTAGTTTCTCTTTCCCACGAATCAAACTACCGAGCAATATTTGTTCTCACTTCTCTCTTCACCGATAAGAATGCTTCAaactatcaaactatcaaactACTGAGCTCCTTCACGAGAACAGGAATGGAATTTCAAGACTGCTGATACAGGTGATTCAGGTTAATTTCTATATTTGTTCACCGATAAGGATGTTTTTCTTGCTTTTCTGCAATCTATTAAGGAATACGATTTCTCATTTCTTTAGTCCCATGTTGAAATAAGTTTCAGAAATTGTTGATTTGTTTGTTGAAAATTATGAGTCCAACTTGCAGATACATGGGTAAATGTGCCCTTGCTAGGTTTGTAGTTGCCTGTTGTATGATTTTACATATAAAGTTTATCTTACTGATATAGAATCTTTTGATCTATACTAGTTTTTGTGTTAATTTGCATTTGTGATACGGAACCTGACCTTCGTTTTCTCACATCCTTCCTCTGAGTAACAGGAACAATTTCTCCCTCTTCATATTTATCTCGAAATAGCTTTAGTCAGACGATTTCCTCCTTATCTTTGTGTGTGAATTATGGTTATTTAGATCCcttacaagaaaataaaaaagttaCAAGAAGCAAAACTTAGGGTTCTCTAGATTGAATGTTTTGGTCGTCTTCTCTTAAATTATTTTCGTCAAATCCACATTGTCTTTGAATCCTGTATACAAAACGTGCATCTCAGCTGTTTGTTTGAGACGATCTACTGTAAATTTAACCCGTAATAGAGTCTCTTCATTTTTCCCCAAGAGTAACTCTGTTCGCTTTTTTTCTTGGAAAAGTGCAATTCTACCATGGAAACAAGGCCAGACAGGAAGGATATATTTGCAAGAAGACCTAAAATGAATTCATAGTTTTTTGTGTTGATCAAACTTATTATAATTATTTGAATTTGTttcttaatatataaatataaaatgacGGGAAAATAAACGTAAAGATCCACAATCGGCAACTCGTACATCGTTTCATCCTGCGAATCGTATATTATTTTACAGTTCTGTCAGTGTATACTGAAAATCATATATGTCAGATTTTTCACCAATTTCTGACCCTATGAAATAATTTGGGCAGGTCGTAACTTCTGTCCGAATTGTATCATCTTTTTCACTCGTTCATAATATTTTAGCCTCAGGAGCCTGCCAAGGTGCACCATACAAGAAACCCCAAAAGATTTGCATTTAGGGTTATTACAAGAAATCCTAAAGAACAACGCGGCGAGGAACAGATTTAGGCAGCTCAGAAAACATCGGCCCAATGGATTCCATGCAGGTAAAACAAATATGAACATTTCTTTTTAAATTTGGGGAGCACACATGAAAGTATTAACACTTTTTGGGGGTGAAATTTTCAGGCGAATTCTGATGGACAACAGCGCCCTTTTCATACGTTTTGGCATGCGATGGCCGGCATTTCCATTCCATGCACAGCCGTTTGGGTATTTCTTGGATTTCATGGCATAACCACCGCCATGAATGCTAATGGTCTTTTTGTCAATGTATTTGGAGTGGGTTCTATTGTTGCATCTTTTATCGTCGCAGTATTACTCGTGGTAACTAGGGCTCGGGGAACGGATCGTACAATTTTCCTCACCTTTTTGAATTCAACGATACTTTCCATGTCGGGTTTCCTTGCAGCTTTTTACACTGTGCAGCCGTCATCGTATATTATCAGTCTTGGTTTTGTTAGTTTAGCATGCATGGCTTTTAATCAGTTTGAAATATGGTCTCGCTGACTTGGAGGCCTGTAGAGTACTCAGAATTTGTCAAGACTCTATGAAAACAGCTTTTTCTGTGAACAGGATGAAAAACTTTTTAACCCATTCTGTTTTACAGTAGATAATGGATTCTCTTTAACATATAGAGCAAGGCGGAAATGGCTCGCCAGGCTGTAGCACTAATGGGTTTTGGTTGGTTTTTATCATGTCAATGTGCTTAGCATCAGGACGAGGCCATATTTCTTTATGTTTATAATACATATACcgtaaaataaatttgatatttcAATATTTGATCTTAAATTTTAAGACAAGTGAATGACTTTATTTTAAACCAAATTTGTCAAGTAGATAAATGTATTATAGCTCTCTGAATCTGTACTTCATTACTCTTGGAAATTCAAGTCTTTTTAACTTTCTAGTCTTGAGTTACTTTCATATATTATAACTAATGTATTGGTATATTAATACTGTACTTAGTCTTGGAAATTCAAGTCTTTTTAAATCTGTACTTAGTATATTAATCAATGTATTGGTATATTAATCAATGTATTGGTGCATTTTAAAAACTGGATAGTCATTTCTTTCCATGCACTAGAAGAAGAATTCAACTGATTTATGATGTAATTAATGTCATGTATTTCTCTTAATTAGCTTGTGTACTAATACTTTAACTaagatgattgatagttgaactggtTTGACATTAGTGCCGGATAATATTAAGCATGATCTGGAAGAGAGAATATTT is part of the Cryptomeria japonica chromosome 10, Sugi_1.0, whole genome shotgun sequence genome and harbors:
- the LOC131859514 gene encoding uncharacterized protein LOC131859514 — translated: MDSMQANSDGQQRPFHTFWHAMAGISIPCTAVWVFLGFHGITTAMNANGLFVNVFGVGSIVASFIVAVLLVVTRARGTDRTIFLTFLNSTILSMSGFLAAFYTVQPSSYIISLGFVSLACMAFNQFEIWSR